In the genome of Cynocephalus volans isolate mCynVol1 chromosome 10, mCynVol1.pri, whole genome shotgun sequence, the window ACATGCGAGTAGTGCATTGAGTTATGATGTCATGACAGCTATGATGTCACCAGGTGATAGGACtttttcagctccattgtaatcttatgggaccacctttgtatatgtggtccatcattgactaAAATGTCATTATGTTGCACATAACTGTATATAGGCAAATATAAAAGGATAAGCCACAaaaacactaaccaaaagaaagctggtatGTCTTGAGATATTTTATGGCAAGAAGAATTTTACCAGAGATAAATAAGGACGTTTCATAATGATAAATGATCACTTTAAGAGGAAGTCATAATTAACCTAAATATGGCTGCACTTAATAACGGAACTtaaaacaaatagacaaattTACAATACTTCTCTCAGTAActgaaacaaaaagcagaaataaatcagTAAGAATGAAGACAACTTGAACAGAACAATTAATAAACTTGACTTAATTTACATACATAGAACACTACATTCAAGAACTGCTGTCCTGTCAGTTGCACATGGAACACTTGTCCAAACAGGCCATATGCTGGGCACAGggacaagtctcaataaatttttttttttttttttttttgcagctggccagtatggggatcggaacctttgaccttggtgttataacgcaaTGCTCTAGCAAgcgagctaacaggccagctgcccccgcctttttaaaaaataaatttcaaaggattgaaatcatatgGAATATGTTCTTAAACTAGAAATCGACAatggaaaaataatggaaaaaattttaaattaaaaaaaacaataaaaaacttaCAAATGTTTGGAAGCTAagcaacatacttctaaataagtTATGAAACAAACAAGAcacaaaatagaaattagaaaatattttaaattaattgaaaaaatgcAATATATTAAATCTTGTGGGATATAGGAAAAGCAGTATGTAGGGGGAGATATATAGCTTTAAATGCACGTATTACAAATGGAAAgttaaaattttgatatgtttttacTGTAAtaaactcagaaaataaaataaaaaattaaacctaaagtaagttttaaaaaagcgtataataaagataagagttGGAATCACtgagatagaaaagagaaaaacaatagagaaaatcaactaaggcaaaagtttgaattttgaaaagattaataaaattgataacccCCTGGCAAGACTGttcatgaaagaaaggaaggaaggaaggaaggaaggaaggaaggaaggaaggaaggaaggaaggaaggaaggaaggaaagaaagaaaacaatatcaGCAAAAATGAAGGGACATCATTATTAATCCTACTGAAATAAAGTAATATTGAAAACAGCTTTATGCCAGTAAATTTAACAACTTTGCCAAAACAGGCAGATTTCTAGACAAGCACAATCtatcaccagaaaaaaaagaaagcttgaaTAGTTctttatctattaaagaaattaaatctgaaatttaaaattttcccacAGGAAAACTGTAGAACTATATGGTTTCATTGGCAAATTCTTCCAaacaattaaggaaaaaataatatcaatctTGAACAGAGTCTTTCATGGAGGAGAGAAATAGGGAATACTCCCCAACTTGCATTGAGATCAACCTAACCTTATTTTGAAATCCtgataaagacattacaagaaaggaaaagtacAGCCCAATATTTCTCAGGAACTCAGATGGaaaagccccccaaaataaacagcaaatcaaacccagcaatatacaaaaattatactACATCATGAGAAATTgagttttatttcagaaatgcaaggttggtttaatgctcaaaaatcaatcagtgtaattctccacattaacagaataaattaATCATcttaatggataaagaaaaagtattcaacacctctttatggtaaaaaaaaaaaaaatctcaataaacaAGGAGTAGAATGGaacttccttaatctgataaaTGATAGctacaaagaaagaaggaaagagggaaacaaaacaaaaaaataaaaacaacaaacaaaacaaaaaaactacagttAACGTAATACTTAAGAGTGAAATTTTAGATGCTTTCTCCTTTCCTGAGTTTGGGTATAATACAAAAATGTCCACTTCTCACCTCTATGTAACATTGTAATGAAAATTCTAGTTAGTGCATTaaggtgagaaaaagaaataaaaggtataaagattagaaaagaagatgTAAAAGAGCTATTATCTGCAGATAATGTTATTGTGGCTGAAAAATTTAGAGCATTAATCAAACTATTATATTCAATTAGTGAATTTACCAAGGTTGTTGGAtgcaaggtcaatatacaaaaatcaattgtactttTCTATACTAATGATAAACAGCcagcaaattaaataaaaatatcatgtgCAATAGcataaaaatcaaatacaagaataaatctaataaaagagGTGCAAGAGatctatattaaaatatacaaggcattgcaattaaagaaaaataaatgaaaatataaaccactttcatgggttggaagacaatattgttaagatgtcaattctccccacaTTGATTTAGAGATTCAATGTCATCCCAAACAAAATATCAAGAGCACATTATGTGAGAATTggaaagctgattttaaaatttatatgaaatgcaaaggacctagaatagtcaaGACAATCTTGAGGAAGAATAAAGTAGAAACACTTATAATATCAGGTAGCAAGATTTACGGTACAGTTCCAGGTGTTAAGACAGTGTGTCATTGGCTCAAATTAGAGATATAAACTTAATGATGTAAtgaaatagagaatccagaaagagGTCAATGCATAAATGCTTACCAGATTTATAGCAAAAATACCACTGCAATTCAGGGGCAAAGAATGGTCATTTTAGCAAATAATACTGGATCAACTGCATTATctatatggaaaaaaatggacTCAAAATTTtacctcacatcatacacaaacATTAATGCCAAGTGAACCATAGATCTGAATTTGAAAGGTAAAACAATAATCTActaatcataaaatttaaaaactgataaattagGACTTATCAAAATTAAGAATATCTGTACTTCTGTTCATTAAAGTACATAACtaagagagtaaaaagacaaaccaTAGAATGGGAGATGTTTACAATACTTTATTCAACAAAAGACTAGTATtcagaatatctttttaaaaactgccaatCAACAAGGAAAAGACATTTAATAAAGAGGATATCTAAATGGATGAAAAAGATACAAAAACTGCTTTACGCCATTTGATATTGGAGAAATGCAAGCTAAACCACTATTGTATTTTACTACATATACACCAGAATGGCTAAACTTAAAGAATATTGGCAAAGACGTGGAGCAAACGGAACTTTGATGCATTGCCCGTGGGAGTGTATACTGGGAAACCTGTGTGGCAGGATCTATTCAAGCTAAACATATATGCCTATTCGATGACACAACaaggtatttatccaagaaaaTGAGTGCGTGTATCCAACACAAGACGTGCAAAAATGTTTAGAGCAGCTTgatttataatagccccaaactggagtCAATTCAAACATCCATCAGCAAGAGAATGGATAAGTCAATTGTGGcttattcatacaatggaatagttctcagcaatagaaaggaaataaactAATGTTACAACGTGGATGATTTTcacagacagaaacaaagaatGCCTGCTATTTGATTCTAtgtatgaagttcaagaacaggcaaaactattCTATCATGACAAAAATCAGAGCAGTCGTTCCTTTTGTAATCAAAGGTAGTATCCTGGGGTgttggaaatattctatattttgatcTGAGTGTTGACTACACAGGTAttaatacttataaaaatattcacagagTTGAACACTTAAGATTTGGTGTTTTAGTAAATGACGCTTGATCAATCGTACATCAACAAGGAATAAAATGAGTCTGGTATCTTATCTCATTTCCCTGTGTGTTTATAAGCTATTAATAACAGGAAAATTAGAATTATCTTAAATTCCCAGCAATGAGGAAATAAAGTACATAGGTACATCCTTAAATTACGAGTATGAAAtagcattaaaatgttttaatgagtTTGCTGTAACATGGAAAATGCCTACATCATTGGGTGAAAAAGGCAGACCACAAAAATTCTGTATAAAGAATAttcaaaactatataaaaaggTGTACAGAGAATAACCTGGAAGTGACACTAAAGTATTAATAGTGGTTAGTGGTTATTGGTTGTCCTGGAGTGGTGAAACAATGAGAGgacttttttccttattttctgtaGCTTGCAAAATTTTAAGGCTTTTGTAATGGCAGAATAAACTTTTAAGAGtgattttttccttctaaaataaaaacagccTTCAATCTCCTCTGTTAACTGCTGTCCTGCCTTATTAGTCTTTCAAGCTTTCCTGTTTTCTATTCTCCCTACAAAATGTATTCCTACTTCCTGCCGCTGAGTACGCTGTCTTCTTGCTTGCCAGTTGCCATCTCACACTGTCCAATCTAGAGAGAAAGCTTTTGGGTTGGATGCTCTTTATTGTCAAGTTAATGAAAGAGGCCCAGGGCAGGGAGGCTGTGGATGCTTCCTTGTTGCCCAAGACAAGGAATCAGAGTAATGGAGTTCAGGTTCTGTTCAGAGGAGGCATGCCAGTTTTCATGCACCTGGTGGGTAAGCAATTGTTTGACAGgtgaaaaatgtttcattatagATACCCTAGGAGGGCAACAGCTGCAGTCCGAAGAGGAAGTCTCCCCCTCCGTCATTTCATAGGACCAGAGTTCTCCGCACTTCCCTGGGGACTCACAGATCCACAGAAATAAAGCCCATCTCCTCCCTCTGTGggcaagcagcagcagctgggcagAGGAGAAACGAGAAGCCTACGGCTGTGACATTTGCAAGACTCTAGACAGAGGACTGTTGGAGACTGAGGTTTGGTGATTTCTGTAAGAAGGGATGATGGATTGAATGggtggaaggaggaaaagagggatgTGAGAATGCCATAGGAGGGAAGTGTTCCAGGTTCAATGGAATCCATCACAGTCTACAGTGTGTGTTCTCTTTGAGGAAAGCCTTTGGAAAATATAGGGAAGTAGCTCCCTCTTTCCTGGTCATTGGATAAAACTGGGTGGCAAAGAACTGGCAAGGCAAGCTGCAACAACAACATGTAAGGGATCCAGGGATATAGGGAGCCAAATCCTGATACCTTCACCCCAGATGTGGCCGGAGTAACCCCATTTTCATCCATTCCACATACCAGCTGCATCAGTTAACAACGGCTTCCTAACAAACCTTCCCAGagctcagtggcttaaaacagcaatctTTGACCTAGCTTGTGATTCTATGGGTCAGCAATTTGGGCTAGGTTTAGCTGGGGGTCTTTCTGGTCTTGGCCAGTCTCAGTTGATCTTGGCAGGGGCTCACTTGTGCATCTGTGGGGGGCTTCCAGGAAGTTGGGGCTGGCTGACCGTGGGCTGGGAGGCCTGGGTTCTCCTCTACGTGACCTTTCACTCTCTCAATGGAGGAATAGCTTGGGCTCATTGGCATGGTGGCCCCGGATTCCAGGTGTGGTAAGAGAGGTAATAAGCCCTAATTCACAAGCACGTTTCAAGTCCATCCTTGTGTTATGTTTGCTACTATTGCAAAGCAGTCAGACAGCTAAACCTAGATTCGACGGGTGGAGGAACGGGCTCCCCGTCGTGAACGGTAGAGCAGCAGAGTCCATTCGGTATGCGTAGGGGGATGCGAAGAAGTCGTGCACatttgaaatgcagattctcagatGCCCGCTCAGACCTATTGGAGCAAATCGATGGGAGAGAGGGTTCTTTGtaagtcctccaggtgattcctccttcatatttttacatatgttatttgATACTTATGAAATATTACATGTGATATATACCTTTTACAAAATAAAGCCCAATAATATATTCACGAACCTACCACTCAGCCCAAAAGCTAGAtcattaacataatttatttgtatttatatttacctatgtgCTTTTCTCTTATGCCTTCCTCCCGCCTCTCCATGACAGCTAACATTTTACACACTGTGTTTCCTattctgttaaaaaattaaaaaatatagtttttgtttcattgttatcTATACCTATACAATATATTGCTGAGTTTTGCTTGCTTTTTCCCCCCTCCAAtaagaagtttatttatttatttcttgaattttttgtgataaaatatctacattaaaaattctgattttaaccattcttaagtgtacaattcagcagAATTATTTACATtaacaatgttgtgcaaccatcaccactgtttccaaaactttttcatcactccaaacaggaactctgtacccattaagcaataacttctcattcctcctccccctcagcccctggtaacctctaatccactttctgtctctgtgaatttgcccattctagatatttcatagaagtggaatcctataatatttgtccttttgtgtctggcttcttccacatAATATGTtctcaaggtttattcatgtcgTAGCATCAACATGAATAATATTAactgcattcctttttatagatGCATAGTACTGTATTGCACTGGAtgtaatatcacattttgtttatccatttatctgttgatggacacttaggttgtttccacctttggactattgtgaatatgctgcaatgaacattagtGTACAAATCTCTATTTGAGTccctgatttcagttcttttgggtatatattcagttcttttgggtatatatatatatatatatatatatacctagaagtggaattgctgggtcatatggcaattctctgcttagctttttgaggaaccatcaaactgttttccacagagtGTGCCATTTGACATTCCCAATTTCTCTCtgtccttgtcaacacttgctatgttgttgtttttttaaaattatagccatcctagtaggcATGAAGTGGTGTCtcgtggtttcgatttgcatctccctaatgACATTTCCCCaaaatgctgagcatctttttatgtgctttttggccattcatatatcttctttgcagaaatgtctattcaaatcttctgCCATGTTCtaattgtctttttgttgttgtaggagttccttatatattctggatattaaacctttatcagatatatgatttgcttatatttcccccttttctgtagattgtcttttcactttctttatattgtcctttgatgcacaaaagttaattttgatgaagcccagcttatctgttttttcatttgttgcttgtgattttggtgtcatatctaggaatccattgccaaattttgctttgttttgagcTCTGTAAAAGTGGTATCGTCCCAAATGTAATCTTCtggaattttcagttttctgtcaAAATTGTGTTTATAAGATTATCCatgttcttttattgtttattcattttcatggCTGCTTGAATGTAACACACACTATTTCTTATATGAATATAACACAGACTATCCATTcttctactgatggacatttgtgttgtttccagttatTTTGCTGTTACATCAGTGCCACCATGAATATCCCAAAGTGCTTCTTTTATACACTGTAATTTAAGACccattaacctttaaaaaaaaaaagcaggcttTTATTGAGTTGCTATTACATTTCAACTGAATAGTACTTGGTATACACAGGTGCAGACATTTGGCTGAAACATTGGTTTTTCTCATCTGTCTGTTTGGATGAATTACTAGACTATAAAACCATGAGAATCACTGCCATTGGTCTGAGTCAGTCTACGCTATAGCTTCAACTACTTTGTGTGATTTCTTGcaaagagcaatcagagaagacacaaaaatcacattttactGAGTTCAGGTTGGAGAACTTTTTAAGCAATAGGGAGATGTCCACACAGGGTGGGGAAAATAATTGTGAAAAGGAAATGCTTTCTTTAGAGTCCCATGTAAGCTATTGCAGAAGTGTCTATAAGGGGTTTGAAATAACTCAGAGAAAAGCCCTTTTCAGTGCTGAAAACCCTCCAAAATAAAGAGACAGACTGATGCTTTCTCCCCGCGTCCTGCCCCATTGCTTATTTTGGGAAATGCTTTGGCAGGTACGTGGGGTCATGTGGCTGCCAGGTTTCTCTGGGGTTTGTAAAAGAACACCACGGGAAAATCAGGCATGAAGCAAGAGCTCAACTCTTAAAAGGGGTGTTTGTAGTTTTGTTACCGGAACACGCCGGTGACCTTAACAAGGCCAGGGTTGTGTAGACACAGGAATTACAAAATCGAGACGGGGGTGAGGTGGGATACCAGAGGCATAAAAGGAGAAGCAGGTGTCTGCACAGCACTCCCCTTCCAGAGGCAAGACAAGCCAGAGATGAGGTAAGTCCACAGCTTTGTCCCCACTCCTTGTtctttatttcatcctttttgcATACATTGGTATAGAAGAAGCCAATAGGAAAGATGCTAAAATATAACAGATATGGGGCAAACGGGCTAAATTACAGTGAGTTAAAGGGTTCAGTGTGCTAGAGCCTCTTTTTCCTGCACCCATAAACACAGTGGTTTCAGACAGGGCTGACTTTCCCGGGAGACATGGTTTATGCTAAGGAATACCTTTTTCCCCGAGGTTACGTTTTCATCTTCCCAGGGGATGTCAGTAGCTCCCATGGTAGGCTTCCTGgcattttaaatatacttattcacaggctttttttcctttttaagaatgTATAATAAGAAAGACCAATAGTGCCATGTTAAGTGACACAACTAAGACACTtagattttatgaaaataaaagactttttGAAATGTTGAAATAACAAGACTAGGAATTTGACAGAACCATGCAATTCCTGAATCGTCAACATCTGTGAGTGCAACAGGAAACTGGGACATGTGGCCTGTGTGCTGTGGCCATGGCCACAGCCATGCTTTTGGGATGCCAGTTCTCTTCCAGGTAAACGTCTGGCATTTTGGGGTTTAATATACCATTTCCTAAAGGCAAATTATcataaaacaatagaaacaacATATAAGTGTTTTAAATTATACACAGTATTTAAAAgaacttttattatgaaaaaattcaaaacgTAGAGAGAATAGCATAATAAACCCCATGTTCCCATGTTCAGGTTATCTGCGTTTTATTAGCAGTATCTTCACAGCCCAGTACCTTAGGGGTGCCTGAGGGAGGTTTCTCTTTGCTGGGGGAGCACAGATATTATTGCCAATTTAATGTTTTCTGAACGTGGCCAGAAATTGGGGCCCATTTACTTACCTATTTGCCTTCCTGTCTTGGAGTCCCTTTGTAGATTCCCAGCAGCATAGAATTGTTGAAGGCTGGGAATCTGTAAAAGCGGGCATGTGGGTGGGTAGAGGCAGCTTCTTGATCCTAGCACTTCCATATAcctattttcttttctggctgtTTTGTGGGAGGCATGTGTGTCCATGTGGGTGGGTGAGCTgtgaagcagggagaccagttttGCACTCCTTCCTGTCTTCTCTCTGCAGTGCCCTCACAGCCGTTGTCGCCTTCTTGCTCTGGGGACAGCTTTTTGCAGTGGACCCTGGCAATGATGACACAGATTTTGCAAGTAGGTCTTTGGGTTTGGGCAAGAGCTGTGTACCCTCGACACTGCTCCATCCCAATTTGACCCTATCAGACCAGCACTGTCTTTGGGAAGGTCCAGTTCCCCCTTCTCATTCTAATTTCTGGGCTTTCAGTATCATGAAAAGCATTGGGGATCCTGCAAGAAATGAGGGGGAATTGCCCTTTCCTTGGCTTCCGTTTGGGGTGAAGGGAGGTTGATGTGCAGAGCAGCTTCCACTCATCTGACTTTTCATGGGCTTCTGGGAGCAATTTCCGAATATCAACCTCCTCTTctggttcctttttctttgcagatGACAGCTGCCCAAAACCCCCTGAGATTGCAAATGGCTACGTGGAACACTCGGTTCGCTATCAGTGTAAGAACTTCTACAAACTGCGCAGTGAAGGAGATGGTGAGACCTGGACATGTGTCTGTGCGCTCCACACACCCCTGCCCTGACATTTCCGTGGTGGATAGGGCTGGGGTGATTGGCCAGAAAGTCCAGGAGATTTAGGTTCTAAAGGGTTTTGTCACCAGTGACTGTGGTTCTTTGGTCAATCTAACTTTTCTCAGCCtcaagttttctcttttgttactgTGAAGCAATGCCACGTAGCCTACCTATTTCAGCTTAGATCTATGAGATGTGGTCCAAGGACAGATGATGATGACAATAGGTAACTCTTACCCAGTTATTCCTACAAccctggcactgttctaagtgccttTTATTGACTTGCTCACTTAGTCCTCACAGCATGCCTAGGAGGAGGTACGATTAGCATTCTCACattgctgatgaggaaactgaggcacagggaggttgaGTATCTTGCCCAAGTTCAGGCAGCCTGTAAGAGGTGGAAGCAAGATTAGAACCCTGATcccccagggctggcccgtggctcacttgggagagcgtggtgctgacaacaccaagccaagggttaagatccccttactggtcatctttaaaaaaaaaaaaaaagaacccagatCCCCAACTGCACGCCTCACCACGACTGCCATGGTGCCTCCACACTCCAGGAGCTCCAGCATGGtgctcctgcccttcctcctggcACTCTCCTTCTTTGTAATTCTTCTCTTTAAGTACCTCCTCACTTCATGCTAGGTCCAGACTCGATTTCTCTTttggctcatttctttctttttgtttcaggaGTGTACACCTTAAACAATCAGAAGCAGTGGGTGAATGAGGCCATTGGACAGAAACTTCCTGAATGTGAAGCAGGTGGGTACTGAGGACTTAGGGCATGGGGAGGCATCTAGGGAGAAATGTCCCAGAGGCACATCTGCCTGTGTGGCTTCCTTGGGGCACATAAGAGCCCAGATGAGGAATCAGGGAAAACCGCAACTGGTCACGAAGGGTGACGCTGGATAGAGTTCACTAAAGGTCATGTTCATTTGGGCCTGAAAGGCACTGACTGACACCACTGTCTACACTGCCCCCAGACCAGGAGACTCTATGCATACAGATGGCCTGTCTAGAGAGCCCGGGGTCAAAGGTAAAGCAAGCTCCAGGAAGCACAAGTCAAGTGAGGACATATAAAACCTTAATCCACAGAagtacaaggtacttcaaaaagttcatgaaaaaatagaatgaaaagatcatatgaatcttctcatgaacttttggaagacttcTTGCACAACGGTGGCTGGAGTGGGCTGGGACTTAGGGTTTCCTGTCACTAGGAAGAGctgctgctttctgcttctcCCTCTTGGAACAAGAGGATTTTGCCCACCTTCTGCTATTAGTGTGTGGAACTACCAACCTGCCTTGTATTAACTGCAACTTTTATAAAATCTGAGTTCCAGCCAGTGCTGCTACAGGCCCCTCTTGATTCGGAGAGAATGAATTATTACAGCTCCTAGTCTTTCCAGTGAACTTCAGGGAATTGTGGACATTCCTTTGTTGTGATAAATTGTTTAAATATACATACGGTTCATCAGCCAGGGTTTAAACATCTCAGTGTTACTTCTTTTGTGAATTAGAAAAGCAGGAAATAGAACTCTGCTTTGTGAcgtaaacaatttaaaaaaacaaattattttaaactggaataatttaatttaaatttaaacaaattggaacaatttgtttaacaaattgtttttaatttaaacaaattgGAAATGAAATGAGCAGGTGGTAAGGGCAAAGTATTTAAATAATTCTGGCTCTGAAAAAAATGAGCAATGATAGTTTAGACAGCAGCAATAGCCAGTTGTCTAAACTATCTAAAGAGGGGCTTTCCCCCTCTTACCCAGAGTGGGAGACTTTCAATTTCTACTCCTGAGTTTCTTGCTCTCCTTGACAGTATGCGGAAAGCCTAAGAATCCGGTGGATCAGGTGCAACGGATCCTGGGTGGACATCTGGATGCCAAAGGCAGCTTTCCCTGGCAGGCTAAGATGGTCTCCCGCCATAATCTCACCACGGGGGCCACGCTGATCAATGAACAATGGCTGCTGACCACGGCTAAAAATCTCTTCCTGAATCATTCAGAGAATGCAACAGCCAAAGAAATTGCCCCTACTTTAAAACTCTATGTGGGGAAAAATCAGCTTGTGGAGATTGAGAAGGTAGTTTTCTACCCTAACTACTCTGAAGTAGACATTGGGCTCATCAAACTCAAACATAAAGTGCCTGTTAATGAGAGAGTGATGCCCATTTGCCTACCTTCAAAGGACTATGCACAAGTGGGGCGTGTGGGCTACGTGTCCGGCTGGGGGCGAAATGCCAACTTCAGGTTTACTGAGCATCTGAAGTATGTCATGCTGCCGGTGGCTGACCAGGACAAATGTGTGCAGCACTACGAAGGCAGCACAGTGCCCGAGAAGAAGACACCAAAGAGCCCAGTAGGCGTGCAGCCCATCCTGAACAAACACACCTTCTGTGCTGGCATGTCCGAATATCAGGAAGACACCTGCTATGGCGACGCTGGCAGTGCCTTTGCCGTTTACGACCCGGATGAGAAGACCTGGTATGCAGCTGGGATCCTGAGCTTTGATAAGAGCTGTGCTGTGGCCGAGTATGGCGTGTATGTGAAAGTGCCCTCCATCCTGGACTGGGTTCAGAAAACCGTAGCCAACAACTAATGCAAGGGTGGCTGAGAGACCTGGCCTGAGGGCAAGTTTTCACCCTGGAAGAGGGGACAGTGGATGGGAATGGGTGGAAGACATGTTCTGGAGCTGATGGGGGCCAGACCTGCATTGCTGGGTCAGTCAATAAAGAGCTTTCTTTTGACTCACTTCTGTGCTGTTTTTAATCCTGGGCCTTTTTTATCCTCTAATTTATGGTAGAGGGGCAGCCAAGTGGGACAGAGTCTACTGAGAGTATGGCAGAAAATATACCAAGCCAACTGGAAATCCCTAAGGTGATACAAACTATTTCACTTGGGGAATCATGCTCATTAATTGCCTACTGAATGTTAGGCCTCAGAAAGGTAGttgttttacagaaaaggaaacagagactcagagaagttaaatgatttgCTTAAGGTTACACAGCTTTTAAACAGTGAAGCTGAACCTTGAACCTGTCTGAATACAAACTCAGAGGTCTTTTCACCGTACCCTGTTGTCTCTTAGAACTGAATTAGGAGAAAGGGTTCAGGCTTTTGAGCCAGAAAGATGCTAGCTCAAAGTGGGATTAAAAAAAGTGTTTTGATGGCTATAATACTTTATTGTTTGTGCTCTAATCTACCTGCACTCCCGAAAACAAAATAAGATGTCCTAAAGGTAGGATCTCTGGACTTGCTGGGTACAAGTCATAGCATGGCCCAAAGTTTGCTGAGTGTGTTGAGCTCCCTGGCCATCAGTTCCCAGCCTCTTCCCCTTTCTGGTTTAAGTCCCTCCTCTGGGACTTAAACCAGACAATCTCCAAAGTCTCTACCAGCAATAATGTTCTCAGACTTCATAAAGAGTTAGGAGTCACGAGTCTTTTCCTCAGCAGGAACTGTTTTTCCTACTT includes:
- the LOC134388882 gene encoding haptoglobin isoform X2 — translated: MSALTAVVAFLLWGQLFAVDPGNDDTDFANDSCPKPPEIANGYVEHSVRYQCKNFYKLRSEGDGVYTLNNQKQWVNEAIGQKLPECEAVCGKPKNPVDQVQRILGGHLDAKGSFPWQAKMVSRHNLTTGATLINEQWLLTTAKNLFLNHSENATAKEIAPTLKLYVGKNQLVEIEKVVFYPNYSEVDIGLIKLKHKVPVNERVMPICLPSKDYAQVGRVGYVSGWGRNANFRFTEHLKYVMLPVADQDKCVQHYEGSTVPEKKTPKSPVGVQPILNKHTFCAGMSEYQEDTCYGDAGSAFAVYDPDEKTWYAAGILSFDKSCAVAEYGVYVKVPSILDWVQKTVANN
- the LOC134388882 gene encoding haptoglobin isoform X1, with amino-acid sequence MATAMLLGCQFSSSALTAVVAFLLWGQLFAVDPGNDDTDFANDSCPKPPEIANGYVEHSVRYQCKNFYKLRSEGDGVYTLNNQKQWVNEAIGQKLPECEAVCGKPKNPVDQVQRILGGHLDAKGSFPWQAKMVSRHNLTTGATLINEQWLLTTAKNLFLNHSENATAKEIAPTLKLYVGKNQLVEIEKVVFYPNYSEVDIGLIKLKHKVPVNERVMPICLPSKDYAQVGRVGYVSGWGRNANFRFTEHLKYVMLPVADQDKCVQHYEGSTVPEKKTPKSPVGVQPILNKHTFCAGMSEYQEDTCYGDAGSAFAVYDPDEKTWYAAGILSFDKSCAVAEYGVYVKVPSILDWVQKTVANN